From Psychrobacillus sp. FSL K6-2836, a single genomic window includes:
- a CDS encoding MFS transporter yields MYIWIADWKKKLSSFNRNVKMFMLANILIQIGMGVFSVMYNLYIKELGFPETLNGKIISMTSLASALMLVPAGYLSDRLGRKRIIIAGAVVAASTLFYRSLVTGEQSLIYAAFFTGLFMALVQVSGVPFLAENTDSSERMHLFSIHFSLMTIASVVGSLGGGVLADALHVIGNIPTVDSIKYVLIIGAIIFTLGIVPLFQLKPIKIEENTEEQTEESGVSAPSGFRKNLKVIVLFGIANLLIGTGSGLVIPYLNLYFSNRFDASNTYIGLILSLGSAMTAVAMLLGPALVKKVGKVKALVIFQLLSIPFLFITGYTNSLIIASIAFLMRQALMNAGNPIQSAIAMDLVQDKYKGLANSVNQMVFNVGWASTGAISTGLVMTFGFYWGYAYTFTITGILYIIASTYFYLLFGRKKTSSN; encoded by the coding sequence ATGTATATTTGGATTGCTGATTGGAAAAAGAAGTTGTCATCCTTTAATAGGAATGTGAAAATGTTTATGCTTGCAAATATACTCATTCAAATTGGAATGGGTGTATTTTCAGTTATGTACAACCTATACATAAAAGAGCTTGGCTTCCCTGAAACACTTAATGGCAAGATTATTTCTATGACATCTCTTGCTTCTGCCCTTATGTTAGTGCCGGCAGGTTATTTAAGTGACCGGTTAGGTAGGAAAAGAATCATAATCGCAGGTGCTGTAGTTGCTGCAAGTACTCTATTCTACAGAAGTTTAGTAACGGGCGAACAATCACTGATTTATGCTGCATTCTTTACAGGATTATTTATGGCATTAGTTCAGGTATCCGGCGTTCCTTTTTTAGCTGAAAATACAGATTCTAGTGAGCGTATGCACCTATTTAGTATTCACTTTTCCTTGATGACCATTGCTAGTGTAGTGGGAAGTTTAGGGGGAGGGGTGTTAGCTGATGCCCTTCATGTAATTGGAAATATTCCTACAGTAGATTCCATTAAGTATGTATTAATAATTGGAGCGATTATTTTTACATTGGGTATAGTTCCTTTATTTCAGCTGAAGCCAATAAAAATAGAGGAGAATACTGAGGAGCAAACGGAAGAATCAGGAGTAAGTGCTCCAAGTGGATTCCGAAAAAATCTGAAGGTTATTGTGTTATTTGGAATTGCGAACTTATTGATCGGAACAGGTTCAGGACTTGTAATTCCTTACTTGAACTTATACTTTTCCAACCGATTCGATGCATCGAACACTTATATTGGACTCATCCTGTCGCTCGGATCTGCGATGACGGCAGTGGCAATGTTACTAGGACCTGCCCTTGTGAAGAAGGTCGGGAAAGTAAAGGCTTTAGTTATTTTTCAGCTGCTCTCAATACCATTTCTATTTATCACTGGTTATACCAATTCTTTAATCATCGCTTCTATAGCGTTTTTAATGCGCCAGGCTTTGATGAATGCTGGGAATCCTATTCAAAGTGCAATTGCAATGGACCTAGTGCAGGATAAATATAAGGGGCTTGCAAACTCAGTAAATCAAATGGTTTTTAATGTAGGATGGGCAAGTACTGGAGCTATTTCAACGGGGCTTGTCATGACATTTGGCTTTTACTGGGGATATGCATATACATTTACGATTACCGGAATTCTATATATTATTGCATCTACCTATTTTTATTTATTGTTTGGACGTAAGAAGACTAGTAGCAATTAG